A section of the Verrucomicrobium sp. GAS474 genome encodes:
- a CDS encoding division/cell wall cluster transcriptional repressor MraZ, with product MQPDLRASYTDTFEHAFDEKGRITIPSEWRGGAYEVRLFVLPAKDGCIKVYPESWLGRLQAGMKELEPAQREQVRQLVGTVQAALIDAQGRILLKEKFRKPAGIEREAVLVGRLDHFAIYNPAALRAITPQTTTLEDVADALGI from the coding sequence ATGCAACCGGACCTGCGCGCCAGCTATACCGATACGTTCGAGCATGCCTTCGACGAGAAGGGTCGTATTACGATCCCGTCGGAATGGCGTGGCGGCGCGTATGAGGTGCGTCTCTTCGTCCTTCCCGCGAAGGATGGCTGCATCAAGGTCTATCCCGAGTCGTGGCTCGGCCGTCTCCAGGCGGGGATGAAGGAGCTGGAGCCCGCCCAGCGGGAGCAGGTGCGCCAGCTGGTCGGCACGGTGCAGGCGGCGCTGATCGACGCGCAGGGCCGCATCCTGCTGAAGGAAAAATTTCGCAAGCCGGCGGGGATCGAACGGGAGGCTGTCCTCGTGGGCCGTCTCGATCACTTTGCCATCTACAACCCCGCCGCTCTGCGGGCGATCACGCCGCAGACGACGACGCTGGAGGATGTTGCGGACGCCCTGGGTATCTGA
- the mraY gene encoding phospho-N-acetylmuramoyl-pentapeptide-transferase — translation MLYYLHFLHRTFEGFNVFHYITFRIVGATLTALVLCWLFGPWLIEILRRLKMGQPLRQKDEVHKLAELHSGKKGTPTMGGVLILLAVTVSCLLWVRLEEAKLVWITLGAMLFLGAIGFLDDYIKVSKKKSAGLPGRLKLVAQVATGLAVGGILLADPVYRHGAESLAVPFLRTTSVDLGWWALLFFVLVITGASNAVNLTDGLDGLAGGCTITVAFVYAVFAYVVGNAKIASYLFIPHVPHAGELAIFCGALLGATLGFLWYNCHPARVFMGDTGSLAIGGALGVVAICIGQELLLVLAGGIFVIEALSVIIQVFSFKMTGKRVFAMAPIHHHFELKGWAESQVTIRFWIMSLLCALMALATLKLR, via the coding sequence ATGCTCTATTATCTCCACTTCCTCCACCGGACCTTCGAGGGGTTCAATGTCTTTCACTACATCACGTTCCGCATCGTCGGCGCGACGTTGACGGCGCTGGTCCTCTGCTGGCTCTTCGGTCCCTGGCTGATCGAGATCCTCCGCCGCCTGAAGATGGGGCAGCCGCTCCGCCAGAAGGACGAGGTCCACAAGCTCGCCGAGCTCCACAGCGGCAAGAAGGGGACGCCGACGATGGGCGGCGTGCTGATCCTCCTGGCGGTGACGGTGAGCTGCCTGCTCTGGGTCCGCCTGGAGGAGGCGAAGCTCGTCTGGATCACCCTCGGCGCGATGCTCTTCCTCGGCGCGATCGGCTTCCTCGACGATTACATCAAGGTCAGCAAGAAGAAGTCGGCGGGGCTTCCGGGGCGGTTGAAGCTCGTCGCGCAGGTCGCGACGGGGCTCGCCGTCGGCGGCATCCTCCTCGCCGATCCGGTCTACCGGCACGGGGCGGAGTCGCTCGCCGTTCCCTTCCTCCGCACCACCTCGGTCGACCTCGGCTGGTGGGCGCTTCTCTTCTTCGTCCTCGTCATCACCGGCGCGTCGAACGCGGTGAACCTCACCGACGGCCTCGACGGCCTCGCCGGGGGGTGCACGATCACGGTCGCCTTCGTCTACGCGGTCTTCGCCTATGTGGTGGGGAACGCGAAGATCGCTTCCTACCTCTTCATCCCCCACGTGCCGCACGCGGGGGAGCTCGCGATCTTCTGCGGTGCGCTCCTCGGCGCGACGCTCGGCTTCCTCTGGTATAACTGCCACCCGGCCCGCGTCTTCATGGGGGACACCGGCTCCCTCGCCATCGGCGGCGCGCTCGGCGTCGTCGCGATCTGCATCGGGCAGGAACTGCTCCTCGTCCTGGCGGGCGGGATCTTCGTCATCGAGGCGCTCTCGGTCATCATCCAGGTTTTTTCCTTCAAGATGACGGGGAAACGGGTCTTCGCGATGGCCCCGATCCATCACCACTTCGAGCTCAAGGGCTGGGCCGAATCCCAGGTCACGATCCGCTTCTGGATCATGAGCCTCCTCTGCGCCCTCATGGCGCTGGCCACCCTCAAGCTCCGCTGA
- the murF gene encoding UDP-N-acetylmuramoyl-tripeptide--D-alanyl-D-alanine ligase, translating to MEPLRLDEIAKMAEGTLQAGAPGTVVTRLHTDTRTVAPGDAFVSLVGDRFDGHEFVGRAAEAGAVAALVSRRPEGPLPAGFGLVMVPDTLAALQRVASAYRRSHPVRVVGVTGSSGKTSTKEMIAAVLGTRFRTVATEGNLNNHIGVPLTLLRIAGDTEYAVVEMGMNHRGEIASLASFAAPDIGVISNIGSAHIEHLGSREAIADEKTDLLAALAASGAAVLSGGDALLRARAGRVAGKTLWVGEGADAAWRAENVATTTQGISFDLIRTESGERAAVALPLFNRVMVSNALLAAAVGGLAGLSLAEIAAGLSGVRLSGKRMEVSPLGKGWLINDCYNANPESTAAALAALRDFPAPARRVAVIGSMGELGEMAPAFHRETGRIAATASDAALLVFVGPHAADLGAGAREAGFPEAAIVLGGDTAAASLAVPPLLRSDDTLLVKGSRFLKLEGLVGTLQSAFAPPSTP from the coding sequence ATGGAACCGCTCCGCCTCGACGAGATCGCGAAGATGGCCGAAGGGACGCTCCAGGCGGGCGCGCCTGGGACGGTCGTCACCCGCCTCCACACCGATACCCGGACGGTCGCCCCCGGCGATGCCTTCGTCTCCCTTGTCGGGGACCGGTTCGACGGGCATGAATTCGTCGGACGGGCCGCCGAAGCGGGCGCGGTCGCCGCCTTGGTGTCGCGGCGGCCGGAAGGCCCGTTGCCCGCGGGCTTCGGCCTCGTGATGGTGCCGGACACCCTGGCGGCGCTCCAGCGGGTCGCCTCGGCCTATCGGCGGAGCCATCCCGTCCGCGTCGTCGGGGTCACGGGGAGCAGCGGCAAGACGAGCACGAAGGAGATGATCGCCGCCGTCCTCGGCACCCGCTTCCGCACCGTCGCCACCGAGGGGAACCTGAACAATCACATCGGCGTCCCGCTCACGCTCCTCCGCATCGCGGGCGATACCGAGTATGCCGTCGTCGAGATGGGGATGAACCATCGCGGGGAGATCGCCTCGCTCGCCTCCTTCGCCGCGCCCGACATCGGGGTGATCTCGAACATCGGCTCGGCCCACATCGAGCATCTCGGCAGCCGCGAGGCGATCGCCGACGAGAAGACCGATCTCCTGGCCGCGCTCGCCGCCTCCGGGGCGGCGGTCCTCTCGGGCGGCGACGCCCTGCTCCGCGCCCGCGCGGGCCGCGTCGCGGGGAAGACCCTCTGGGTCGGCGAGGGTGCCGACGCCGCCTGGCGGGCCGAGAACGTGGCGACGACGACGCAGGGCATTTCCTTCGACCTGATCCGGACGGAAAGCGGCGAGCGTGCGGCGGTGGCGCTGCCGCTCTTCAACCGCGTCATGGTTTCCAACGCGCTCCTCGCCGCCGCCGTCGGCGGATTGGCGGGGCTCTCCCTCGCCGAGATCGCGGCAGGGCTATCCGGCGTGAGGCTTTCCGGGAAGCGGATGGAAGTCTCCCCCCTCGGCAAGGGCTGGCTGATCAACGACTGCTACAACGCGAATCCCGAATCGACGGCGGCGGCCCTCGCCGCGCTCCGCGATTTCCCCGCTCCCGCCCGGCGGGTCGCGGTGATCGGCTCGATGGGGGAATTGGGGGAGATGGCCCCGGCGTTCCATCGGGAGACGGGCCGGATCGCGGCGACGGCTTCGGACGCCGCGCTCCTCGTCTTCGTCGGGCCCCATGCGGCCGACCTCGGCGCGGGCGCGCGGGAGGCCGGGTTCCCCGAGGCGGCGATCGTGCTCGGCGGGGACACCGCCGCCGCCTCCCTCGCGGTGCCGCCGCTCCTTCGTTCCGACGACACGCTGCTCGTGAAGGGTTCCCGTTTCCTGAAGCTCGAAGGCCTCGTCGGAACGCTCCAATCGGCTTTCGCCCCCCCCTCCACTCCCTAA
- a CDS encoding ATP-binding protein yields the protein MSSDLTHPVETTNYVVTTTEIEKVGNAVLEWAGNRCPGGIVHGPQRTGKSRAIRFLSAALRKVWPKLFVVHFPCKSYQTRSESAFFSDLLKAAGHSLFDSGNIAKKRDRLTEFLADKALSAGEDRIVIFADDAQRLSDTHYEWLMDIQNELQLRNVSLITILVGQPNLLEMRTMFSKSKQKQIVGRFMVHVIDFHGLRSAKDVKRCLKSFDEETEHPPGSGRSYPCHYFPAAWKKGWRLSSLSDPLWEAIGEAAREGGIKRVKEVPMQYFCRVIENILRRHGPPSSAEPNITHLMLKDAVNRSGLIDALAFE from the coding sequence ATGTCTTCAGATCTGACTCATCCAGTCGAAACAACCAACTACGTCGTGACCACGACGGAAATCGAAAAAGTAGGAAATGCAGTCCTTGAGTGGGCTGGCAACAGGTGCCCTGGCGGCATCGTTCACGGGCCTCAACGAACGGGAAAGTCGAGGGCTATCCGTTTCCTGAGCGCGGCTCTTAGGAAGGTGTGGCCTAAACTGTTTGTCGTTCACTTTCCGTGCAAATCGTACCAAACGCGCTCTGAATCGGCCTTCTTTTCGGATCTCTTGAAGGCTGCGGGCCATTCTCTGTTCGACAGCGGCAACATCGCAAAAAAGCGAGATCGGTTGACCGAATTTCTCGCGGATAAGGCCCTTTCTGCGGGCGAAGATCGAATCGTGATCTTTGCGGACGACGCCCAGAGGTTGTCCGACACTCACTACGAGTGGCTGATGGATATTCAGAACGAACTTCAACTTCGGAACGTTTCACTCATCACGATCTTGGTTGGACAACCGAACTTGCTCGAGATGCGAACCATGTTCTCCAAATCCAAGCAGAAGCAGATCGTCGGCCGGTTCATGGTTCACGTGATAGATTTCCATGGCCTTCGCTCTGCCAAGGATGTGAAGCGTTGCCTCAAAAGCTTCGATGAGGAGACCGAACACCCTCCCGGAAGCGGCCGCTCGTATCCGTGTCACTATTTTCCTGCGGCTTGGAAAAAAGGTTGGCGTCTCTCCAGTCTTTCCGACCCGCTATGGGAGGCCATTGGTGAAGCGGCGAGGGAAGGGGGGATCAAAAGAGTTAAGGAGGTTCCGATGCAGTATTTTTGCCGCGTCATCGAGAACATTCTGCGACGGCATGGACCTCCGTCTTCCGCAGAGCCGAACATCACTCACTTGATGTTGAAGGATGCCGTGAACAGGTCGGGGCTTATCGACGCTCTTGCGTTTGAATGA
- the rsmH gene encoding 16S rRNA (cytosine(1402)-N(4))-methyltransferase RsmH, whose amino-acid sequence MAAFSHTSVLLGGLLEWAKPAKGERWIDATFGRGGHTTALLERGCSVLALDRDAEAIAAAAELEAVWSHPDNRLCAMRSDFSEIALRCAEMGWNDGQGVDGVLFDLGVSSPQFDDPQRGFSFRYEAPLDMRMDQRQELTAGKIVNEWEEEALADCFYHLGGERQSYRIAKAIVRRRESRPIGTTTDLADVVSAAAPRRRGEKIHPATQIFQALRMAVNREVEVLEAALPAATALLRPGGCLAVIAFHSGEDRIVKNFMRDRARRTLETPDFAPVAANPDFCFDRVERVLPDDGEIEANPRARSARLRLAWKKE is encoded by the coding sequence ATGGCCGCTTTCTCGCATACCTCGGTCCTGCTGGGGGGACTCCTCGAATGGGCGAAGCCCGCGAAGGGGGAGCGTTGGATCGACGCGACGTTCGGCCGGGGCGGCCACACGACGGCGCTGCTGGAGCGGGGCTGCTCGGTGCTGGCGCTCGACCGCGATGCGGAGGCGATCGCCGCCGCCGCGGAGCTGGAGGCGGTGTGGTCGCATCCTGACAACCGGCTTTGCGCGATGCGGAGCGATTTTTCCGAGATCGCGCTCCGGTGTGCCGAGATGGGCTGGAACGACGGGCAGGGGGTCGACGGCGTTCTCTTCGACCTCGGCGTCTCCTCCCCTCAGTTCGACGATCCGCAGCGCGGCTTCAGTTTCCGCTATGAGGCACCGCTCGACATGCGGATGGATCAGCGCCAGGAGTTGACGGCGGGCAAGATCGTCAACGAGTGGGAGGAGGAGGCCCTCGCCGATTGCTTCTACCACCTGGGCGGCGAGCGGCAGAGCTACCGCATCGCGAAGGCGATCGTCCGCCGCCGGGAGAGCCGCCCCATCGGGACGACGACCGACCTGGCCGACGTCGTCTCCGCCGCCGCGCCGCGCCGCCGGGGGGAGAAGATCCATCCGGCGACCCAGATTTTCCAGGCGCTCCGCATGGCGGTGAACCGCGAGGTCGAGGTGCTGGAGGCGGCCCTCCCGGCGGCTACGGCGTTGCTCCGTCCCGGCGGGTGCCTGGCGGTGATCGCCTTCCACTCCGGCGAGGACCGGATCGTGAAGAACTTCATGCGGGACCGCGCCCGGCGGACGCTGGAGACGCCCGACTTCGCCCCCGTGGCGGCCAATCCCGATTTTTGCTTCGACCGCGTGGAGCGGGTTCTCCCGGACGACGGGGAGATCGAGGCCAACCCCCGCGCCCGCAGCGCCCGCCTCCGGCTGGCGTGGAAAAAAGAATAA
- a CDS encoding transposase family protein, translated as MREYVAGVRLKTISKKWGIESSEIRRFFRGCIKDHPDGRVWGFRALIPGIRTGAYKKVRLTCPSRQYAGALALLFYRYPRIQQDVEAHFLSKHPRGLAKESRAKVKTTHKLFIRLCREAGISGDEYPFPTKELGRRALAKHLRSLADTETNAFTGSQYGSDAARAGGYGGHGQNDLVTMSPYQRVFFDGHRIDSVFSISYQTPHGEWIEAIAERPWLLIIMDVWSRAILGYIMCLKAEYSADDILRCTKRTIEPWKPIPLTIPGLKRSEAGGMPSGRFPQLHYAAWDELWYDNAKANLADRVRDKLVKEIGCAVNAGPVKTPERRGVLERLFQTLEEAGFHRLPSTTGSGPQDTRRKNAEKSAVKFKIKAHELEQVLDVIISNYNGTSHSSLNWRSPLEVIQFYLEQQEQTQ; from the coding sequence ATGCGAGAATATGTCGCAGGGGTGAGACTCAAAACGATTTCCAAGAAATGGGGAATCGAATCCAGCGAAATCAGGCGCTTTTTCCGAGGCTGCATCAAAGATCATCCAGACGGACGCGTTTGGGGATTTCGGGCGTTGATTCCCGGAATTCGGACGGGAGCCTATAAAAAGGTGAGGTTGACTTGTCCGAGTCGGCAATACGCCGGCGCGTTGGCCCTGCTCTTCTATCGTTATCCGAGGATCCAGCAGGACGTTGAAGCTCATTTCCTGTCGAAGCATCCAAGGGGCCTTGCAAAGGAAAGCCGGGCCAAGGTCAAAACGACCCACAAGCTCTTCATTCGCCTATGCCGGGAGGCCGGAATTAGCGGAGACGAGTATCCCTTTCCGACCAAGGAGTTGGGGAGGAGAGCTCTGGCTAAGCACCTTCGTTCTCTCGCAGACACGGAAACGAATGCATTTACGGGATCCCAATACGGTAGCGATGCCGCAAGGGCGGGAGGCTATGGTGGGCACGGACAAAATGATTTGGTCACGATGTCACCCTATCAACGGGTGTTTTTCGATGGTCATCGTATTGATAGCGTCTTCTCGATCTCGTATCAAACTCCGCACGGGGAGTGGATAGAAGCCATTGCGGAACGGCCTTGGCTTCTGATCATCATGGACGTCTGGTCCAGGGCTATTCTTGGGTACATCATGTGCCTGAAAGCCGAGTACTCCGCTGACGATATTCTTCGATGCACCAAACGCACGATTGAGCCGTGGAAGCCTATCCCTCTAACCATCCCCGGCTTGAAAAGGTCCGAAGCCGGAGGAATGCCGAGCGGGCGATTCCCGCAGCTGCATTACGCGGCGTGGGATGAACTGTGGTACGACAACGCTAAAGCCAACCTTGCGGATCGGGTGCGAGATAAGCTGGTGAAGGAGATCGGATGTGCCGTTAACGCAGGTCCCGTCAAAACTCCCGAAAGGCGAGGGGTTCTCGAGCGGCTCTTTCAGACGCTTGAAGAGGCCGGCTTCCATCGCCTCCCCTCGACCACCGGATCCGGACCTCAAGATACACGGCGAAAAAACGCAGAGAAGAGCGCCGTTAAGTTCAAAATCAAGGCGCATGAACTCGAGCAGGTGCTCGATGTCATCATCAGCAACTACAACGGAACATCACACTCGAGCCTGAACTGGCGGTCGCCCTTGGAAGTGATCCAGTTCTATCTCGAACAACAGGAGCAAACCCAATGA
- a CDS encoding penicillin-binding protein 2, whose product MTFRGRALTVFVCLAFGFTVISWRLVQIQLVEHDKYWRLAVEKHCDRIELPARRGLILDAHGQTLAQTGVLHNVAVDGRNLLHPEKTLPEMERLLKLPAGALAPKFSAEKRYQVLVTDVTEDQMNDLKNFEIAKRAEWRREILAANTADAKKVVGQLDRFLIFEDHYLRSYPNGTYASHLVGFLDNTGKGVAGVEKAMDAALRGVSGEQWIERDARGREITGYRGRDQQPVDGSSVMLTLDLAVQNIVEDGLDKIDKKYHPAATYAIVMRPQTGDILALSNRPTYDPNNRRGVAMANFRNRCLTDMVEPGSTFKIVTLAAVLNEGLMGLDSKIFCENGRFFYADKWLHDDEPSGLLTLTEVLARSSNIGFAKLGLELGKDRLYDYARRFGFGRQTGVLPGQGESAGTLRPVSLWSNLSPTRVPMGQEVSATPLQMAVAMSVVANRGSLVKPRLVMQVNDAQGRVAQYFPPTVVRSVIGTETAKQVSHALANVVLEGTAKGKINPALHAAGKTGTAQKFVNGTYNSGKYVASFIGFVPEEDPQFVLVVMVDEPHGAIYGAQVSAPAFSDMATQIAQVMNVTVPTGAPNIVQRKASAAPNGADDEPVRESIPSETNTPDGPDATVPSPLVAAPAAPVEEPSRRASL is encoded by the coding sequence ATGACGTTCCGCGGGCGGGCGCTCACCGTTTTTGTCTGCCTCGCCTTCGGCTTCACCGTCATCTCGTGGCGGCTGGTCCAGATCCAGCTGGTCGAGCACGACAAGTACTGGCGGCTGGCCGTCGAGAAGCATTGCGACCGCATCGAGCTTCCGGCCCGGCGCGGCCTGATCCTCGACGCGCACGGGCAGACGCTGGCGCAGACGGGCGTCCTCCACAACGTCGCCGTCGACGGGCGGAACCTCCTCCACCCGGAGAAGACCCTTCCCGAGATGGAGCGCCTCCTGAAGCTCCCCGCGGGCGCCCTCGCGCCGAAGTTCTCCGCGGAGAAGCGCTACCAGGTGCTCGTCACCGACGTGACCGAGGACCAGATGAACGACCTGAAGAACTTCGAGATCGCGAAGCGGGCCGAATGGCGGCGCGAGATCCTGGCGGCGAACACCGCCGACGCGAAGAAGGTCGTCGGCCAGCTCGACCGCTTCCTCATCTTCGAGGACCACTACCTCCGCTCCTACCCGAACGGGACCTACGCCAGCCACCTCGTCGGCTTCCTCGACAACACCGGCAAGGGCGTCGCCGGGGTCGAGAAGGCGATGGACGCGGCCCTGCGCGGCGTCTCCGGGGAGCAGTGGATCGAGCGCGACGCGCGGGGCCGGGAGATCACCGGCTACCGGGGCCGGGACCAGCAGCCGGTCGACGGGTCGAGCGTGATGCTGACCCTCGACCTCGCCGTGCAGAACATCGTCGAGGACGGCCTCGACAAGATCGACAAGAAGTATCACCCCGCCGCGACCTACGCGATCGTGATGCGTCCCCAGACGGGCGACATCCTCGCCCTCTCGAACCGCCCCACTTACGATCCGAACAATCGCCGGGGCGTGGCGATGGCCAATTTCCGCAACCGCTGCCTCACCGACATGGTCGAGCCTGGCTCGACGTTCAAGATCGTCACGCTCGCCGCCGTACTGAACGAGGGGCTGATGGGCCTCGACTCGAAGATTTTCTGCGAGAACGGCCGCTTCTTCTACGCCGACAAGTGGCTCCACGACGACGAGCCGAGCGGTCTCCTGACCCTGACCGAGGTCCTCGCCCGCTCCAGCAACATCGGCTTCGCGAAGCTCGGCCTGGAGCTGGGGAAGGACCGGCTGTACGACTACGCGCGGCGCTTCGGCTTCGGCCGCCAGACCGGGGTCCTGCCCGGGCAGGGCGAGTCGGCGGGGACGCTCCGCCCCGTCTCGCTCTGGTCGAATCTCTCGCCGACCCGGGTCCCGATGGGCCAGGAGGTCTCGGCGACGCCGCTCCAGATGGCCGTCGCGATGTCGGTGGTGGCGAACCGGGGAAGCCTCGTGAAGCCCCGCCTCGTCATGCAGGTGAACGACGCGCAGGGGCGCGTCGCCCAATACTTCCCGCCGACGGTGGTGCGGAGCGTGATCGGGACCGAGACGGCGAAGCAGGTCTCGCACGCCCTCGCCAACGTCGTCCTCGAGGGGACGGCGAAGGGAAAGATCAATCCCGCCCTCCACGCGGCGGGGAAGACCGGGACGGCGCAGAAGTTCGTCAACGGCACCTACAATTCCGGCAAGTACGTCGCCTCCTTCATCGGCTTCGTTCCCGAGGAGGATCCGCAGTTCGTCCTCGTCGTGATGGTCGACGAGCCCCACGGCGCGATCTACGGGGCGCAGGTCTCGGCCCCCGCCTTCTCCGACATGGCGACGCAGATCGCCCAAGTGATGAATGTCACCGTTCCGACGGGAGCGCCGAACATCGTCCAGCGCAAGGCATCGGCCGCGCCCAACGGGGCCGACGACGAGCCGGTCCGCGAAAGCATCCCGAGCGAGACGAACACGCCCGACGGTCCCGACGCGACGGTCCCTTCTCCTCTCGTCGCTGCGCCCGCCGCCCCCGTCGAAGAGCCGAGCCGGAGGGCCTCGCTGTGA
- a CDS encoding LysM peptidoglycan-binding domain-containing protein — MKNPLQGMAARISRFRFNTEGGHGSHNGLADTEGSADGQTGGLKLMTVFIVVLALHLVVIGGISAWHFIKGPSEAATDETAKSAEMANATPATPAEGTDATASTDGTASKDAAIPTEGSEVGNTTATTPASIPATPANAAKPVIASAKPATAPATPAAAVPKPAAPAQPVADASAKVYVVKAGDTLHRVAKQNGMSVAQLKEMNHLTGDMLKIGQKLSVTGKAAAPAAVAASAPASAQPAAVATVSAPAAPAVAAAASVENHSYTVAKGDTLTKIAKQFKVTPAAIMAANSPKLSDPKKLKIGEILTIPVKGDRHEVSQGQAPASAVPTLRTSSPDLVMNK, encoded by the coding sequence ATGAAAAATCCCCTCCAAGGCATGGCGGCCCGCATCAGCCGCTTCCGCTTCAACACCGAAGGCGGCCACGGCTCCCATAACGGCCTGGCCGACACCGAAGGCTCCGCCGACGGGCAGACGGGCGGCCTCAAGCTGATGACGGTCTTCATCGTCGTCCTCGCCCTCCACCTCGTCGTCATCGGCGGGATCAGCGCCTGGCACTTCATCAAGGGTCCGAGCGAGGCGGCCACCGACGAGACGGCGAAGAGCGCCGAGATGGCCAACGCCACGCCCGCGACGCCGGCCGAAGGGACCGACGCCACGGCCTCGACCGACGGGACGGCCTCCAAGGACGCCGCGATTCCGACCGAAGGAAGCGAGGTCGGCAACACGACCGCGACGACTCCGGCCTCGATCCCCGCGACTCCGGCCAATGCGGCCAAGCCGGTGATCGCCTCCGCCAAGCCCGCGACGGCTCCGGCGACGCCCGCCGCCGCCGTGCCCAAGCCTGCCGCTCCCGCCCAGCCGGTGGCCGACGCGAGCGCGAAGGTCTACGTGGTGAAGGCTGGCGACACGCTCCATCGCGTGGCGAAGCAGAACGGGATGAGCGTCGCCCAGCTCAAGGAGATGAATCACCTGACCGGCGACATGCTCAAGATCGGCCAGAAGCTCTCCGTGACGGGCAAGGCTGCCGCCCCCGCTGCCGTCGCGGCTTCCGCCCCCGCCTCGGCCCAGCCCGCCGCCGTCGCGACGGTCTCCGCTCCCGCCGCCCCCGCCGTTGCGGCCGCCGCCTCGGTCGAGAACCACAGCTATACGGTCGCGAAGGGTGACACCCTCACGAAGATCGCCAAGCAGTTCAAGGTGACTCCCGCCGCGATCATGGCGGCGAACTCCCCGAAGCTGAGCGACCCGAAGAAGCTCAAGATCGGCGAGATCCTGACGATCCCGGTGAAGGGCGACCGCCACGAGGTGAGCCAGGGCCAGGCCCCGGCCTCCGCCGTGCCGACGCTCCGCACCTCGTCGCCCGACCTGGTGATGAACAAGTAA
- a CDS encoding UDP-N-acetylmuramoyl-L-alanyl-D-glutamate--2,6-diaminopimelate ligase — protein sequence MKLADLIQALPQCELDGSVDREIRALRYDSRRVEPGDLFFAWRGAAQDGHRFIADACARGAAAVVLESETHEIATASFIRVPDARRALALMAGAYYGYPARELSLVGVTGTNGKTTTAFAVQHFLRLLHPGLPVGMLGTVRYDLGERIVSASRTTPEGSDLQEFLAEILRAGCRSAAMEVSSHALDQGRIEGINFDAAIFTNLTPDHLDYHQTMEAYFTAKRRLFERLTPGRGAAVINLDDPYGRRLFSTIGASEAIIGYSASGNGTANLRAENVRAGVASTGFDLVYGEKRQAVTMPLIGKFNVANVLGALGAAFALGFPFERSAEALLGIPPVPGRMERFGGESLPAVVVDYAHTEDAMRKALRTLRELGPRRLSVVIGCGGNRDKTKRPKMAAAAVEMADRVYFTADNPRNESVAAIFNDMKAGVPEGKPALWIDDRREAIARAIAEAEPGDLVCVAGKGHEAMQEVNGVYTPFDDRALVASLLEERSKQGRVL from the coding sequence GTGAAGCTCGCCGACCTGATCCAGGCCCTGCCGCAGTGCGAGCTCGACGGCAGCGTCGACCGGGAGATCCGGGCGCTCCGCTATGACTCCCGGCGGGTCGAGCCGGGCGATCTCTTCTTCGCCTGGCGCGGGGCGGCCCAGGACGGCCATCGTTTCATCGCCGACGCCTGCGCCCGGGGCGCCGCCGCCGTGGTGCTGGAGAGCGAGACCCACGAGATCGCCACGGCTTCCTTCATCCGGGTTCCCGACGCCCGGCGCGCCCTCGCGCTGATGGCCGGGGCCTATTACGGCTATCCGGCGCGGGAGCTTTCCCTCGTCGGCGTCACGGGGACCAACGGGAAGACGACGACGGCCTTCGCGGTCCAGCATTTCCTCCGCCTCCTCCACCCCGGCCTTCCCGTCGGGATGCTCGGCACGGTCCGCTACGATCTCGGGGAACGGATCGTCTCCGCCTCCCGGACGACGCCGGAGGGGAGCGACCTCCAGGAGTTCCTCGCCGAAATATTGCGGGCGGGATGCCGCTCGGCCGCGATGGAGGTTTCCTCCCACGCCCTCGACCAGGGCCGGATCGAGGGGATCAATTTCGACGCGGCGATCTTCACGAACCTGACGCCCGACCACCTCGACTACCACCAGACGATGGAGGCCTACTTCACGGCGAAGCGGCGGCTCTTCGAGCGCCTGACGCCGGGCCGGGGCGCGGCGGTGATCAACCTCGACGATCCCTACGGGCGGCGCCTCTTCTCGACCATCGGGGCGAGCGAGGCGATCATCGGCTACAGTGCTTCCGGAAACGGGACGGCCAACCTGCGCGCCGAGAACGTCCGCGCGGGGGTGGCCTCGACCGGCTTCGACCTCGTCTACGGCGAGAAGCGCCAGGCGGTGACGATGCCGCTGATCGGAAAATTCAACGTCGCCAACGTCCTCGGCGCGCTCGGGGCGGCCTTCGCCCTCGGCTTCCCGTTCGAGCGGAGCGCCGAGGCGCTGCTCGGCATCCCCCCCGTCCCGGGACGGATGGAGCGTTTCGGCGGCGAGAGCCTCCCGGCGGTGGTCGTCGATTACGCTCACACCGAGGATGCGATGCGCAAGGCGCTGCGGACGCTCCGGGAACTCGGCCCGCGCCGTCTCTCGGTGGTCATCGGCTGCGGCGGGAACCGGGACAAGACGAAACGGCCGAAGATGGCTGCCGCCGCCGTCGAGATGGCCGACCGCGTCTACTTCACCGCCGACAATCCGCGCAACGAGAGCGTCGCGGCGATTTTCAATGACATGAAGGCCGGGGTTCCCGAGGGCAAGCCCGCGCTCTGGATCGACGACCGCCGCGAGGCGATCGCCCGCGCCATCGCCGAGGCGGAGCCGGGCGATCTGGTCTGCGTCGCGGGCAAGGGCCACGAGGCGATGCAGGAGGTGAACGGGGTCTACACGCCGTTCGACGACCGGGCGCTGGTGGCCTCGCTCCTCGAGGAACGGTCGAAGCAAGGGAGGGTTCTCTGA